A single region of the Mycobacterium avium subsp. avium genome encodes:
- a CDS encoding CD225/dispanin family protein: MTQPPPPPPPPGYPPQQPAAQAPNNYLVWSILVTLFCCLPFGIVAIVKSSQVNGLWAQGRYAEAQASADSAKKWVIWSAVIGVVVGIIYGILMAVGALNTNTNAALAAMF; this comes from the coding sequence ATGACACAGCCGCCGCCTCCCCCGCCGCCGCCCGGGTATCCGCCGCAGCAACCGGCCGCCCAAGCGCCGAATAACTATCTGGTGTGGTCGATCCTGGTCACCCTGTTCTGCTGTCTTCCGTTCGGCATCGTCGCGATCGTCAAATCCAGCCAGGTCAACGGATTATGGGCGCAGGGCCGCTACGCCGAGGCGCAGGCGTCCGCCGACAGCGCCAAGAAATGGGTGATCTGGTCGGCGGTCATCGGGGTCGTGGTGGGCATCATCTACGGCATCTTGATGGCGGTCGGCGCGCTGAACACGAACACCAACGCGGCGCTCGCCGCGATGTTCTGA
- a CDS encoding SGNH/GDSL hydrolase family protein, translated as MKRYVALGSSMAAGPGIRPRAAGAPRWSGRSARNYAHLVAARCGYDLVDVTFSGATTAHVLTERQHGAAPQIAALDGSESLVTVTIGGNDVGYIPLLTVAALPRPLRRLPLLGDRIAELLDAEARNGALEAVFESLCAVGTAVRQRCAEARIFFVDYLTMLPPAGVPAAPLSAADADLGRHVATTLERMTADAAAATGCDLIRAAAASREHHAWSADPWTTLPARYGLPLPGRPAPLHPNAAGMRAVAKLIAARL; from the coding sequence ATGAAACGCTATGTGGCGCTGGGCAGCTCGATGGCCGCCGGCCCCGGGATCCGGCCCCGCGCCGCCGGGGCTCCGCGCTGGTCGGGTCGATCCGCGCGCAACTACGCGCACCTGGTCGCCGCGCGTTGCGGCTACGACCTGGTCGACGTCACCTTCTCCGGGGCGACCACCGCCCACGTGCTCACCGAGCGCCAACACGGTGCGGCGCCGCAGATCGCCGCGCTGGACGGCTCGGAGAGCCTGGTCACCGTCACCATCGGCGGCAACGACGTCGGCTACATCCCGCTGTTGACGGTCGCCGCGCTGCCGCGCCCGCTGCGGCGGCTGCCGCTGCTGGGTGACCGCATCGCCGAACTGCTGGACGCCGAGGCGCGAAACGGCGCGCTCGAGGCGGTGTTCGAATCGCTGTGCGCCGTGGGCACCGCGGTGCGTCAACGCTGCGCGGAGGCACGGATTTTCTTTGTCGACTACCTGACGATGCTGCCGCCGGCGGGCGTGCCGGCCGCGCCGCTGTCAGCCGCCGACGCCGACCTGGGCCGGCACGTGGCCACCACGCTGGAACGGATGACCGCCGATGCCGCCGCGGCGACCGGCTGCGATCTCATCCGGGCGGCCGCGGCCAGCCGCGAACACCACGCCTGGTCCGCCGACCCGTGGACGACGCTGCCGGCGCGGTACGGTCTCCCGCTACCGGGCCGGCCCGCGCCGTTGCACCCCAATGCCGCCGGGATGCGTGCGGTGGCGAAATTGATTGCGGCGCGACTGTAA
- a CDS encoding NUDIX hydrolase, whose translation MHGDGDGWVISERGAHYWGRYGAAGLLLRAPQPDGTPAVLLQHRAVWSHQGGTWGLPGGARDSHETPEETAVREANEEAGLLVDRLAVRASVVTAEVAGVGGTRWSYTTVIADADELLHTVPNRESAEMRWVAEDEVADLPLHPGFAASWHRLRTEPARLPLSHGDERRQYLPRTIELEDGVFVWCMPGDPADTDEASAQLCRRISALLPAPS comes from the coding sequence GTGCACGGCGACGGTGACGGGTGGGTGATCTCCGAGCGCGGCGCCCACTACTGGGGTCGGTACGGCGCCGCCGGTTTGCTGCTGCGCGCCCCGCAACCCGACGGTACGCCCGCCGTGCTGCTGCAGCACCGCGCGGTGTGGAGCCATCAGGGCGGCACCTGGGGACTGCCCGGCGGCGCCCGGGACAGCCACGAGACACCCGAGGAGACCGCGGTCCGCGAAGCGAACGAGGAGGCCGGCCTGCTGGTCGACCGGCTCGCCGTGCGCGCCAGCGTGGTGACGGCCGAGGTCGCCGGGGTGGGCGGCACCCGGTGGAGCTACACCACCGTGATCGCGGACGCCGACGAACTGCTGCACACCGTGCCCAACCGGGAAAGCGCCGAGATGCGCTGGGTCGCCGAGGACGAGGTGGCCGACCTGCCGCTGCACCCCGGCTTCGCGGCCAGCTGGCACCGGCTGCGCACCGAGCCCGCCCGGCTGCCGCTGAGCCACGGCGACGAACGCCGGCAGTACCTGCCCCGCACCATCGAGCTGGAGGACGGCGTCTTCGTCTGGTGCATGCCCGGCGACCCGGCCGACACCGACGAGGCGTCCGCGCAGCTGTGCCGCCGGATCAGCGCGCTGCTGCCAGCGCCGAGCTGA
- a CDS encoding glutamate ABC transporter substrate-binding protein encodes MTAGLPLLRRACTALAAVLVAAGCGHTESLRVASVPTLPPPTPVGMEQLPPQPPLPPDGPDQNCDLTASLRPFPTKAEADAAVADIRARGRLIVGLDIGSNLFSFRDPITGEITGFDVDIAGEIARDIFGAPSHVEYRILSSDERVTALQRGEVDVVVKTMTITCDRRKQVNFSTVYLDANQRILAPRDSPITKVSDLSGKRVCVAKGTTSLHRIRQIDPPPIVVSVVNWADCLVAMQQREIDAVSTDDSILAGLVEEDPYLHIVGPNMATQPYGIGINLNNTGLVRFVNGTLERIRRDGTWNTLYRKWLTVLGPAPAPPTPRYLD; translated from the coding sequence ATGACGGCCGGGCTGCCCCTGCTGCGACGGGCGTGCACCGCGCTGGCCGCGGTGCTGGTCGCGGCGGGGTGCGGCCACACCGAGTCGCTGCGGGTGGCCAGCGTGCCGACGTTGCCGCCGCCCACCCCGGTCGGCATGGAGCAGCTGCCGCCGCAGCCGCCGCTGCCGCCCGACGGCCCGGACCAAAACTGCGACCTGACGGCCAGCCTGCGACCCTTCCCCACCAAGGCGGAGGCCGACGCCGCGGTGGCCGACATCCGCGCCCGCGGCCGGCTGATCGTCGGCCTCGACATCGGCAGCAACCTGTTCAGCTTCCGCGACCCGATCACCGGCGAGATCACCGGCTTCGACGTCGACATCGCCGGCGAGATCGCCCGCGACATCTTCGGCGCGCCCTCGCACGTCGAGTACCGGATCCTGTCGTCGGACGAGCGGGTCACCGCGCTGCAGCGCGGCGAGGTCGACGTCGTGGTCAAGACCATGACCATCACCTGCGACCGGCGCAAGCAGGTGAACTTCTCCACCGTGTACCTCGATGCCAACCAGCGCATCCTGGCCCCGCGCGACTCGCCGATCACCAAGGTCTCCGACCTGTCCGGCAAACGCGTCTGCGTGGCCAAGGGCACCACGTCGCTGCACCGGATCCGGCAGATCGATCCCCCGCCGATCGTGGTGTCGGTGGTCAACTGGGCCGATTGCCTGGTGGCCATGCAGCAGCGCGAGATCGACGCGGTCAGCACCGACGACTCGATCCTGGCCGGGCTGGTCGAAGAGGACCCGTACCTGCACATCGTCGGGCCGAACATGGCCACCCAGCCCTACGGCATCGGGATCAACCTGAACAACACCGGACTGGTGCGGTTCGTCAACGGAACGCTGGAGCGGATCCGCCGGGACGGCACCTGGAACACGTTGTACCGCAAGTGGTTGACCGTGCTGGGCCCCGCGCCGGCCCCGCCCACCCCGAGGTATCTGGACTGA
- a CDS encoding M28 family metallopeptidase has product MVNKFTTFPALLAVVALTALATGCGHRSSGAGQTTGDPAAAEFASGLRNKVTTDAMMTHLTKLQDIANANNGTRAVGTPGYEASVDYVVKTLRDSGFDVQTPEFSARVFHAEKPDLTVGGRPVEAHALDFSLGTGPDGVSGPLVAAPPNNPGCAVTDYGSLPVQGAVILLDRGTCPFAQKEDVAAQRGAVAMIIADNVDEQQMGGTLGPSTEVKIPVLSVTKSVGVQLRGQPGPTTIKLTASAQSFKARNVIAQTKTGSEHDVVMAGAHLDSVPEGPGINDNGSGVAAVLETAVRLGSSPPVHNAVRFGFWGAEELGLIGSRNYVESLDLTALKDIALYLNFDMLASPNPGYFTYDGDQSLPMDARGQPVVPEGSAGIERTLVAYLKSAGKTAQDTSFDGRSDYDGFTLAGIPAGGLFSGAEGKMSADQAKLWGGTADQPFDPNYHQKTDTLDHIDRTALGINGGGVAYAIGLYAQDLGGHNGVPAMADRTRHVLAKS; this is encoded by the coding sequence ATGGTGAACAAATTCACGACATTTCCGGCGCTGCTCGCGGTGGTCGCCCTGACCGCGTTGGCCACCGGCTGCGGGCACCGCTCCTCCGGCGCGGGCCAAACCACCGGAGACCCCGCCGCGGCGGAGTTCGCGTCCGGGTTGCGCAACAAGGTCACCACCGACGCGATGATGACCCACCTGACCAAGCTGCAAGACATCGCCAACGCCAACAACGGCACCCGGGCGGTCGGCACACCCGGCTACGAGGCGAGCGTCGACTACGTGGTGAAAACCTTGCGCGACAGCGGGTTCGACGTGCAGACCCCGGAGTTCTCGGCCCGGGTGTTCCACGCCGAAAAGCCCGATCTCACCGTCGGCGGCAGGCCGGTGGAGGCCCACGCACTGGACTTCAGCCTGGGCACCGGGCCCGACGGGGTGAGCGGCCCGCTGGTCGCCGCCCCGCCCAACAACCCCGGGTGCGCGGTCACCGACTACGGCAGCCTGCCGGTGCAGGGCGCGGTGATCCTGCTCGACCGCGGCACGTGCCCGTTCGCGCAGAAGGAAGATGTCGCCGCGCAGCGCGGCGCGGTGGCGATGATCATCGCCGACAACGTCGACGAACAACAGATGGGCGGCACGCTCGGGCCGTCGACCGAGGTGAAGATCCCGGTGCTGAGCGTGACCAAGTCCGTCGGGGTGCAGCTGCGCGGGCAGCCCGGGCCCACCACCATCAAGCTCACGGCCAGCGCGCAAAGCTTCAAGGCGCGCAACGTGATCGCGCAGACCAAGACCGGATCGGAGCACGACGTGGTGATGGCCGGGGCGCACCTGGACAGCGTGCCCGAGGGCCCGGGCATCAACGACAACGGGTCGGGCGTGGCCGCGGTGCTGGAAACCGCTGTGCGACTGGGCAGTTCGCCTCCGGTGCACAACGCGGTGCGGTTCGGGTTCTGGGGCGCCGAGGAGCTCGGGCTGATCGGGTCGCGCAACTACGTCGAGTCGCTGGACTTGACCGCGCTGAAAGACATTGCGCTGTACCTGAACTTCGACATGCTCGCCTCGCCGAACCCCGGCTACTTCACCTATGACGGCGACCAGTCGCTGCCGATGGACGCCCGTGGTCAACCGGTGGTGCCCGAAGGGTCGGCGGGCATCGAGCGCACGCTGGTGGCCTACCTGAAGTCGGCCGGCAAGACCGCACAGGACACCTCGTTCGACGGCCGGTCGGATTACGACGGGTTCACCCTGGCGGGGATTCCGGCCGGCGGGCTGTTCTCCGGCGCCGAGGGGAAGATGTCCGCCGATCAGGCCAAGCTATGGGGCGGAACCGCCGACCAGCCGTTCGACCCCAACTACCACCAGAAGACCGACACCCTCGACCACATCGACCGCACCGCGCTGGGGATCAACGGGGGCGGGGTGGCCTACGCGATCGGTCTCTACGCCCAAGACCTCGGCGGCCACAACGGCGTCCCCGCCATGGCCGAC
- the glnX gene encoding protein kinase G-activating protein GlnX, which produces MTVELAHPSTEPQGSRSPAEPAHPRWWFISTTPGRILTIGIVLAALGGLSAFATSTTINHRQQVLTTVLNHTEPLSFAAGRLYTTLSVADAAAATAFIAEAEPPPVRQRYEQAITDAAVAVTRASSGLTDEPMVQLLGRINAELAVYTGLIETARTNNRQGNPVGSSYLSEASGLMQSTILPDAARLYQATSKRVDEETTASTQIPAPVIMVVGATVVFGAFAHRWLARRTRRRINPGLVVGALAILVMVVWVGTALTISTTASRSAKDTAAESLKTVTNVAITAQQARADETLSLIRRGDEEKRKQSFYQRLDSMHRQLDEYMSRSDAVDKPDLEGADQLLLRWRQANDRITSYISVGNYRAATQVALGSSEEDSTPAFDKLQDELMKAMDQGRIHLRNDVINARSGLSGAQVGGVVLSLGAAIAVALGLWPRLKEYR; this is translated from the coding sequence GTGACGGTTGAGCTGGCGCACCCGTCGACCGAGCCGCAGGGCTCGCGGTCACCGGCCGAACCAGCCCATCCCCGCTGGTGGTTCATCTCGACGACGCCCGGCCGCATCCTGACCATCGGCATCGTGCTGGCGGCGCTGGGCGGCCTGAGCGCGTTCGCCACCTCGACCACCATCAACCACCGCCAGCAGGTGCTCACCACGGTGCTCAACCACACCGAGCCGTTGTCGTTCGCGGCCGGGCGGCTGTACACCACGTTGTCGGTGGCCGACGCCGCCGCGGCCACCGCCTTCATCGCCGAGGCCGAGCCGCCGCCGGTGCGGCAGCGCTACGAGCAGGCCATCACCGACGCCGCGGTGGCGGTGACCCGGGCCTCCAGCGGGCTCACCGACGAGCCGATGGTGCAGCTGCTGGGCCGGATCAACGCCGAGCTGGCCGTCTACACCGGGCTGATCGAGACCGCCCGCACCAACAACCGGCAGGGCAACCCCGTCGGCTCGTCGTACCTGTCGGAGGCGTCGGGGCTGATGCAGTCGACGATCCTGCCCGACGCGGCCCGGCTGTACCAGGCCACCTCCAAGCGGGTGGACGAGGAGACCACGGCGTCCACCCAGATCCCGGCGCCGGTCATCATGGTGGTCGGCGCCACCGTGGTCTTCGGGGCGTTCGCCCATCGCTGGCTGGCCCGGCGCACGCGGCGGCGGATCAATCCGGGGCTGGTGGTGGGCGCGCTCGCTATTCTCGTCATGGTGGTGTGGGTCGGGACAGCGTTGACCATTTCTACGACGGCCAGCCGTAGCGCCAAGGACACTGCCGCCGAGTCGCTCAAGACCGTCACCAACGTCGCCATCACCGCGCAGCAGGCCCGCGCCGACGAGACGCTGTCGCTGATCCGCCGCGGCGACGAAGAGAAGCGCAAGCAGTCGTTCTACCAGCGCCTGGACTCGATGCACCGCCAGCTCGACGAGTACATGTCGCGCAGCGATGCGGTGGACAAGCCCGACCTGGAGGGTGCCGACCAGCTGCTGCTGCGCTGGCGCCAAGCCAACGACCGGATCACCTCCTACATCTCGGTGGGCAACTATCGGGCCGCCACCCAGGTCGCGCTGGGCAGCAGCGAGGAGGACTCCACCCCCGCGTTCGACAAGCTGCAGGATGAGCTGATGAAGGCGATGGACCAGGGCCGCATCCACCTGCGCAACGACGTCATCAACGCGCGCAGCGGGCTGTCCGGCGCCCAGGTCGGCGGCGTGGTGCTGTCGCTGGGCGCCGCCATCGCGGTGGCGCTGGGCCTGTGGCCGAGGCTGAAAGAGTACCGATGA
- a CDS encoding thiazole synthase — protein MVDSKLTIADRSFSSRLIMGTGGAGNLAVLEEALIASGTELTTVAIRRVDAEGGTGLLDLLNRLGITPLPNTAGCRGAAEAVLTAQLAREALNTNWIKLEVIADERTLLPDAVELVRAAEQLVDDGFVVLPYTNDDPVLARRLEDAGCAAVMPLGSPIGTGLGITNPHNIEMIVAGAGVPVVLDAGIGTASDAALAMELGCDAVLLATAVTRAGDPAAMAAAMSAAVTAGYLARRAGRIPKRFWAQASSPPR, from the coding sequence GTGGTTGATTCGAAACTGACCATCGCCGACCGCAGCTTCAGCTCGCGGCTCATCATGGGCACCGGGGGAGCGGGAAACCTGGCGGTGCTGGAAGAGGCGCTGATCGCCTCGGGCACCGAACTGACCACCGTCGCCATCCGCCGGGTGGACGCCGAGGGCGGCACCGGCCTGCTCGACCTGCTCAACCGGCTGGGCATCACGCCGTTGCCCAACACTGCGGGATGCCGGGGCGCGGCCGAGGCGGTGCTCACCGCGCAGTTGGCCCGCGAGGCGCTGAACACCAACTGGATCAAGCTCGAGGTGATCGCCGACGAGCGCACCCTGCTGCCCGATGCGGTCGAATTAGTCAGGGCCGCAGAACAATTGGTGGACGACGGGTTCGTCGTGCTGCCCTACACCAACGACGACCCGGTGTTGGCGCGCCGACTCGAGGACGCCGGCTGCGCGGCGGTCATGCCGCTGGGCTCGCCGATCGGCACGGGTCTGGGCATCACCAATCCGCACAACATCGAGATGATCGTCGCCGGCGCGGGCGTCCCAGTGGTGCTCGACGCCGGCATCGGCACCGCCAGCGATGCCGCGCTGGCGATGGAATTGGGTTGCGACGCCGTGCTGTTGGCCACCGCGGTGACCCGGGCCGGCGATCCGGCCGCCATGGCCGCCGCGATGTCGGCCGCCGTCACCGCCGGCTATCTGGCCCGCCGGGCCGGGCGGATCCCCAAGCGGTTCTGGGCCCAAGCGTCGAGCCCGCCTCGATGA
- the thiE gene encoding thiamine phosphate synthase yields MHQRLATLAAARLYLCTDARRERGDLAEFAAAALAGGVDVIQLRDKGSPGEQRFGPLEARDELAACEILADAARRHGALFAVNDRADIARAAGADVLHLGQGDLPLEVARAFVGPDVLLGLSSHDRDQMTAAAAGPADYFCVGPCWPTPTKPGRAAPGLALVRAAAELRTGKPWFAIGGIDAQRLPEVLDAGARRVVVVRAITAADDPAAAARRLSSALAAAR; encoded by the coding sequence GTGCATCAACGTCTGGCAACTCTGGCCGCCGCGCGGCTCTACCTGTGCACCGACGCCCGCCGGGAGCGCGGCGATCTGGCCGAGTTCGCCGCCGCCGCCCTGGCCGGCGGCGTGGACGTCATCCAGCTGCGCGACAAGGGGTCGCCCGGGGAGCAGCGGTTCGGCCCGCTGGAGGCGCGCGACGAGCTGGCCGCCTGCGAGATCCTGGCCGACGCGGCCCGCCGGCACGGCGCCCTGTTCGCTGTCAACGACCGCGCCGACATCGCCCGCGCGGCCGGCGCCGACGTGCTGCACCTGGGGCAGGGTGACCTGCCGCTGGAGGTGGCGCGCGCATTCGTCGGGCCCGACGTGCTGCTCGGGCTGTCCAGCCACGACCGCGACCAGATGACCGCGGCGGCGGCGGGACCGGCCGACTACTTCTGCGTCGGGCCCTGCTGGCCCACGCCCACCAAACCGGGCCGCGCGGCGCCGGGCTTGGCGCTGGTGCGGGCGGCCGCCGAGCTGCGCACCGGCAAGCCGTGGTTCGCGATCGGCGGGATCGACGCGCAGCGGCTGCCCGAGGTGCTCGACGCCGGGGCCCGCCGGGTCGTGGTGGTGCGGGCGATCACCGCGGCGGACGACCCCGCCGCGGCGGCCCGGCGGCTCAGCTCGGCGCTGGCAGCAGCGCGCTGA
- a CDS encoding DUF2752 domain-containing protein yields the protein MVIRRGAVQQNLTAPVVVAASATVLCAAVWAGDPTTPGGPLPVCPTKALLGVDCPGCGSLRMVYALMHGNLLGAARFNALGLAAVVLLMWAYFAWTYGHLVGRRIRSWQHHRWAAAVTLSLVLAWFVVRNIPVAPFTALHV from the coding sequence ATGGTGATCCGCCGGGGGGCGGTGCAGCAGAATCTGACTGCGCCGGTGGTGGTGGCCGCATCCGCGACGGTGCTGTGCGCCGCCGTCTGGGCGGGTGACCCGACCACCCCGGGCGGGCCGCTGCCGGTGTGCCCCACCAAAGCGCTGCTGGGCGTTGACTGTCCCGGCTGCGGCAGCCTGCGCATGGTGTACGCGCTCATGCACGGCAATCTGTTGGGGGCGGCCAGGTTCAACGCCTTAGGCCTGGCCGCCGTCGTGCTGTTGATGTGGGCGTACTTCGCCTGGACCTACGGGCACCTGGTGGGACGACGGATCCGCAGTTGGCAACACCATCGCTGGGCCGCGGCGGTGACGCTGTCGTTGGTGCTGGCCTGGTTCGTGGTGCGCAACATCCCGGTGGCGCCGTTCACCGCGCTGCATGTCTGA
- the thiS gene encoding sulfur carrier protein ThiS: MIVVVNEQKVDVDAHTTVAALLDELGFGGRGVAVAVDDAVLPRSRWTTELSEGARLEVVTAVQGG, translated from the coding sequence ATGATCGTCGTAGTCAACGAGCAAAAGGTCGACGTCGACGCGCACACCACGGTCGCGGCGCTGCTCGATGAGCTGGGCTTCGGCGGCCGCGGCGTCGCGGTGGCCGTGGACGACGCCGTGTTGCCCCGATCCCGTTGGACGACAGAGCTTTCCGAGGGCGCGCGGCTCGAGGTGGTGACGGCGGTGCAGGGTGGTTGA
- the thiO gene encoding glycine oxidase ThiO produces MPSDCGSLAVVGGGVIGLAVARRAAQAGWSVRVHRSGERGASWVAGGMLAPHSEGWPGEERLLRLGLESLRLWREGGFLDGLPGRLVTARESLVVAVDRADVADLRTVADWLSAQGHPVVWESAARDVEPLLAQGIRHGFTAPTELAVDNRAVLEALDAACERLGVRWAPPLHDLAEADADAVVIANGIDAPALWPGLPVRPVKGEVLRLRWRKGCMPVPQRVIRARVHGRQVYLVPRADGVVVGATQYEHGRDTAPVVSGVRDLLDDACAVLPALGEYELAECGAGLRPMTPDNLPLVGRLDARTLVAAGHGRSGFLLAPWTAEQIVSELAPVGAHR; encoded by the coding sequence ATGCCCTCGGACTGCGGGTCGCTGGCCGTCGTCGGTGGCGGGGTCATCGGGCTGGCGGTGGCGCGCCGCGCCGCGCAGGCCGGGTGGTCGGTGCGGGTACACCGCAGCGGCGAGCGGGGCGCCTCCTGGGTGGCCGGCGGCATGCTGGCCCCGCACAGCGAAGGCTGGCCCGGCGAGGAGCGACTGTTGCGGCTGGGCCTGGAATCGCTGCGGTTGTGGCGGGAGGGCGGTTTCCTCGACGGGCTGCCGGGGCGGCTGGTCACCGCGCGCGAGTCGCTGGTGGTGGCGGTCGACCGCGCCGACGTCGCCGACCTGCGCACCGTCGCGGATTGGCTGTCCGCACAAGGACATCCGGTGGTCTGGGAGTCGGCGGCCCGCGACGTCGAGCCCCTGCTGGCGCAGGGCATCCGGCACGGCTTCACTGCGCCCACCGAACTGGCCGTGGACAACCGCGCGGTGCTCGAGGCGCTGGACGCGGCCTGCGAGCGGCTCGGGGTGCGCTGGGCGCCGCCGCTGCACGACCTGGCGGAGGCCGACGCCGACGCGGTGGTGATCGCCAACGGCATCGACGCGCCGGCGTTGTGGCCGGGCCTGCCGGTGCGCCCGGTGAAGGGCGAAGTGCTGCGGCTGCGGTGGCGAAAGGGTTGTATGCCGGTGCCGCAGCGGGTCATTCGGGCCCGCGTGCACGGCCGGCAGGTGTACCTGGTGCCACGCGCGGACGGGGTGGTGGTCGGCGCCACCCAGTACGAACACGGGCGAGACACCGCCCCGGTGGTCTCCGGCGTGCGGGACCTGCTCGACGACGCCTGCGCGGTGCTGCCGGCGCTGGGCGAATACGAGCTGGCCGAGTGCGGCGCCGGGCTGCGCCCGATGACGCCCGACAATCTGCCGCTGGTGGGCCGCCTGGACGCGCGGACCCTGGTTGCCGCCGGTCACGGCCGGTCGGGATTCCTGTTGGCGCCCTGGACGGCAGAACAGATCGTGTCCGAACTGGCCCCGGTGGGAGCACACCGATGA